TGTGTGACTGCATGGTTGGACGTGGTGTTCTTCGGGATGCTTGGGCTCCCCCTAGTGGTTCGCCAGGAAACCAACGAATCacaaatgatttgttttcagGAACTTAAATCACATTTGTGCTTGTGAGACTTTGAGTCACCAAATTATAGTACGTGTACACAGAAATCTTTCTGTTTACACtttacactttttttgtgtttattatttaaaaaaaaaaagtacggTTGTCTATGGCAATTTGAAacttttaattaattaaatagggataaatataaaaatacgtacatacatttaaacttattacatttattttgcatcagtttgacaacagcacaataaatcacgatggtggctatattcaagttcaAGTTTTATATagccttatttcaactaaagctcttttaatgtgttgaaaatatttatgtaaaaatttcaatattataatattaaatttaaaaaataacttgttaaagtcccaccactatatatatatataatagaagTGGAGCAAAACTTGGAGTAAGCACTCGTCTGTCCAGGTCCCTCTGCGCTGCGCTTGGGTGCCACACACTCTTGCTCGGGTCAAACCTGTGAACAACAACCCTGCTCTCTACATTGAAGATCATGAATTCCCTTCACACACTCTCAAGTCCCCACAACACAAACAGGGAGCACAGGGAGCTGACGTAGTTTTGGCTGCTCTTTCCTGGTTGTCTGTAATAGCGTATCTTCCCTGAACCACCTCATGAGCTCAAGCCTGAGAAACGCCCATCTGATCCAGTCTCACGTTGACAAGTTTTAAGAGGAGCAACGTTCATATCAAGTAAAGCAGCATCAATTTCATTAAGATTTTGACCATGTGCTGCACATCAATTTAGATCCATCGTATTACCTTATCCACACAATTATTTGCTTAAGAGATCCAATGCTAAAGTCGCCAACTTCtagattcattttgttttatttcacctAAGAACTGTGATATTTCTGAAACAGCAGTTGTTTTCAGTCGTTGCACGATTAAAACAATATGTCAGTGTATTGACATGAGCAGAACAGCGATGACTAACCAaccaggtactgaccactgcggcaGCAAAGTGCAGTAGTGAAGGAGAAAAAGAGGATCGTAATGAGGAGACAGTGCGTTTCACCTTCCTCATTTGGGTTCGTttgtcactgctgtgatgtaatCGTGAACCGTCCGAGAGGTTGCCTGGATGTAGAGCTTGGAGAAGCAAGAGGCCTTCAGAGAAAATGTCGATCCACTTCACAGCTCCTCCTGTATGAACTATCCAACCCTGCTGACGCTCCACAGATTTAACCCCAGAGTGGGTTAACCTCCATAGAGCCACCActtcccctcccccctccccctccgtcTCAGCCCCGTGGACTCTTCCTTTTTCGCTCTGAGTCCGGGGCACttcctcaccaaaataaaagccgcCATAAACACAAAGACGCCACCGTTTGAAtttcaacgtttttatttcaaCTCTTGTTAACACACAACTGTTAAAATGTTTGAATTGGATTTTGACCATCCGGAGCAATTGACTGGTGGTTCTGTGAGTGGGTTGGATCTTTATAGGGAGATGAAACATAAAAGTCAAAATGTTGTCACTGATTGTTGAGAACCTGATTCAGGAAACAAAGAAATACTTTctcttaacaaaaaaaaaaaaaagcttgatttCATTCGAACATTTCCTTCGCCCCAACTATTTGAAAGTACTTCAGTGCAAAGTCCAGATGACACAGGAAACTGATGACACGTCTTAAGAAACAAAATAGTCCCATGTTTACCTTTTTAAAAGAGGTGACATGTGTCCCTAGTCGGCGGAGCCCTGGTTCTGGTCCAGGCTGGGCTGGTTCTGCTGAAGGAGCTCGGTGTTTTGAGCCTTGAGTTTCTCcagttctctctccagctctttGAGTCGGAGCAGGGAGCTCTCCACGGTCTGACCTCCGGGCTCCAGGGCACGCCGCAACCggttgttctcctcctccagccggGACATGCACTTCTCCAGCTCAAGGTACTCTTGGACCAGCTCCTGCTtggtcatgttttgcagactcTCCCTGTGGTACATCTCGTAGGTTTCGGAAAAGTCTCTCTGGAGAAACTCTCCACCTGCGTTGCCGGGCCTCCCGATGCCGTCGCTGCCCCCGCCGCTGCCGTCATCTTCATCTTCGTCCTCGTCGAAGAAGTCCTCCTCGCTGCCGGTGTCCTCCATGCGGCTGCGGACGCCGGAGGGCCGCCGAACACCGGTCTCGGTGTTGAGGTCGGGCTCCTCTCGGTCGTGCTCGTCCATCAGGAACTGGGTGGTGTTGTACGGAGCCACCGGGAGTCCCTTGGCGAACATCTCCTCCCTCAAGCGGGAGGCTCGCACGGTCTCCCGCTCCTCCAgagccttcttctcctcccaggAAAGTTTGCAGTACGGCTTCCAGCTGCGCTTCTTCTTGGAGGTCCGGCGGCGGTGCCGCTTCTTGCCCAGGCGCGCATCCAAGCCGGTGTCGGAGTCGTTCTGGATGCTGCCCTCCTTGTCCTCGCCGTGACTTTCCGGCTTCTTCTCTGCCACCGAACCTTTGGCGTTCAATACCGAACACACCCCCGTCTGTCCGCCTTTCGTTTGCCACAACTTGTCCGCGTTGATCTGTCCACAGTTCTCCGCCCGCTGCCTCTGCTTGTGGGCTCTCTGTCGGCCCCTGTCGCCGTTGACTGGCACAGCACGGTGGCTGGCGGGGAGATGCTCCGGAGCGGCTCCGCTGCACccacctgatgggctgctcgGTGCGCTCAGGTGAGGGGTCCCGTCCGTCGCTTCTGTCATCCTGCTGGCTCGCTCACTTGTCACAATGTTGGCGCATACTCATTCCCGCAAAATAAAACTTGTCCGGAAAAGTTAAATATCACCAAAAatatatctgtctatctattccACAAAGAGTGGGGATCAGTTAAAAAGCTGAAAGTGAACGAAAAAGTCGGCTTCGGAGCAGCGGCACTTGTTACTCCTCACAGGGTTTGACAGAGCAACTGTCGCTGACTACCATTAACTGTTTCGATGCTGCTACAACCACCGCTCACTCGCAGACGACGTCCCGCCGTCACAACATTGTCCAGTGTGCTGCTCGACGAAACGGAGCTCGTGGTTATATAGCAACTCCGCCTCTTGTCGCGCGCCTGTCGCTACTTTCTAGCCCGACTGCACTATGGGAAACAGAGTTTCCGTCTGATTGGAGAACAGGAACACGAGCTCCACTCTAAACTACAGCACCCATAAAGCATGGGTGACTGACAGCGAGGCGGACCAATTGACGGCAAGAATCTTCATGCCGTTAAGACCCATCCTTCTCTTTCATGATTGGGCAAAACTACAATTTTGCTGTTGCCAAGCTTGAGGTATTTTCTCATTGGACAGTTTAGACGTCAATCTGAAATACGTCGCGCAGAGCAAGAAAGCAGTACCGGGCTTTATTACGGGAGCTTCTATCTTCCAACCGAGGGGTGTGTATTTAAATTTTACAAGCTGGTCAATCAAAAGGCTTCTTTGTGACGACATAAATCCTATTGACACTTGACGGAATATAGACTACACCCCATAATAATGGATAGTTGTGAACGTTTTGGTCGCTGCTTGAACATCCGAGTTTACAATGTCCTGCCTGAACCACCCCTGCTTTAAGCAATGTGAAGCCAGCCGCCACTGAAAAATAGTCCGTGTTATATGTTTGAACGTCAAATATCACAGTTTCACCTGTTTTATGAAGTGGTGGTGTTGTATGAGTtgaacacacacagtggcaATGTTTTGTTCGAAATAGCACGCGGATATTCCCCGTGTTAATAGTTTGTCTTTTTTGCGCGGATTGATACGTTGAGACGGCGGTTTACAGAGCTCCGGGTTCAGCGTAAACAAACCACATTTAACGCCAGGCTGCCGACACGAGCGCATCCTCGATCCCCTCGTTGTCGAAGGGTGGGTCAGGCGAGCTTGAACTGCTTTGATAATCCTGGTACCAGCGGACGGAGCGGTGTGGAATCGTTTTGAACAACACGACTGCGCCTCCAGTTTCTAGTTACGTCGTGTTGACGCTGTCAAAAGTCATAAGCTAAGGATAAGCTAACGAGCATGGGAGTTCCGCGTAGCGCCGCTCCCATTCGAAACACTGCATCCTCTCATAAAGTGTGAAGcctttcacactatgctttttaaaataaaactaataaacGACACGTTTTCTGACATATGTTTGTAGTGTTGTAGATTCCGCCACTGACACAGTTGCAGTTGTGGCTAATGCTAATAGCATCTGCTTGGGGCGGCGCAATAGAAAATGAATGCCACATTCTTTACCGAACTCGTCGACGTTGTCGCGATCTATAACCCTTCAATTCCAAGACCGTGTAGGTGTCTGAAAAGAATCAAACGTCTAAAAATAAACCCGGACGTGAATTGCTAAAGTTAGCTGCGGCTAACTAGGCCACTGTGTTTACACTGGCTGGGTGTAATGTCTGGTTTGTTTCGGTAACCGCGCGCCTTCTGAGTGACAAAATCAATAACGAGTTTATTCTTAAACGTTCAGATACAACGTTTAGGATGCAAACTAGCTGTCAAGATAGAACATGAACGCATATTCGATTGGACAACTTGGGTTAAACGACTTTAAAATGTGCGTAGCGACATCTCTTCCAGGAAATAGCCGGCTCCCGACCTTCCAAAGAAGTACTGAGGGGTTTCTTTTAGTTTCTTTATTAAGCACATGCGAGTTTAGTCGAGGTATTTTCATGGCTATTCCGTGTCGCCTTGAAGTACTGAATCACAACGCATAGATAAGCTCTGTATATTTCAGGAAGTTTGTATTGTTTCCCCCCTTTATGaatatgttttctttattttctagtGAGGTGGTTTCCTCCTGACGTGTTTAGCTCACCACGTTTGCCTTATTGTCGTGTAGTTGACGCAGCTGTGTTGTAGAAACTTAAGTTATATTGTTGTTTATGGCTGTGCAGGACCTCTGGGGATGATTGACTGAATTCTATTGACAGTGAAGAGCCAGACTCCAATGGcaacaacaaccacaacaacaacaacacaggccGACTGTTCCAACCGCCACAAGCAGCCAGAGCTACCAAGGCAGCAGAGTTAAGGCAGAAGTGAATGCCAGTGGGTTGAGAAATACTGTAGTATCGAGGTTGTAATGGTGTGAAGTGGAGGAGCGATGCAGCCAGAGGAGCCGCTCCTGCATCGGTCCCAGCTTGTGAGGATTAGCAAGCATGACTTAATCTCTCACTCCATGCTGCAAATGAAAGATGGATGATAAAACTAAAGCAAA
The genomic region above belongs to Synchiropus splendidus isolate RoL2022-P1 chromosome 19, RoL_Sspl_1.0, whole genome shotgun sequence and contains:
- the hexim1 gene encoding protein HEXIM1, with translation MTEATDGTPHLSAPSSPSGGCSGAAPEHLPASHRAVPVNGDRGRQRAHKQRQRAENCGQINADKLWQTKGGQTGVCSVLNAKGSVAEKKPESHGEDKEGSIQNDSDTGLDARLGKKRHRRRTSKKKRSWKPYCKLSWEEKKALEERETVRASRLREEMFAKGLPVAPYNTTQFLMDEHDREEPDLNTETGVRRPSGVRSRMEDTGSEEDFFDEDEDEDDGSGGGSDGIGRPGNAGGEFLQRDFSETYEMYHRESLQNMTKQELVQEYLELEKCMSRLEEENNRLRRALEPGGQTVESSLLRLKELERELEKLKAQNTELLQQNQPSLDQNQGSAD